A genome region from Sphingobacteriaceae bacterium GW460-11-11-14-LB5 includes the following:
- a CDS encoding dihydroorotase has product MNLLVKNVTIADPQSKFNNQQCDVRVDNGKIKNIGKLTADKNETVFDAQGAFLTPGFFDLNCVAGDPGFETKEDIQTLTATAKAGGFTGLALLPQTSPVVQSKSQVEYIINRAKNNLVDVLPVGAISQNREAKELAELFDMQQAGAVAFSDGDRALQDDGFMSRALQYAKGFDALLMVYPENKSIAGKSQINESKNSVLLGMKGLPALAEEMHIARDIFLASYNETKIHISNISTAGAVALIRKAKKDGIQVSCDVTAHHLVFTEELLNDFDSNYKVKPPLRGKADVKALLAGLKDGTIDAITSQHRPEEIEFKNVEFEIAHYGIIALQTVLPLLLKAGLDITLIAEKLAINPRKLLNLAVPLVEEGAEANFTVFNATEKWLYNAANNHSKSANSPLINTELTGKVKLVYNNNQYWEN; this is encoded by the coding sequence ATGAATCTCCTAGTTAAAAATGTAACCATTGCCGATCCGCAAAGTAAATTTAATAACCAGCAATGCGATGTTCGGGTAGATAATGGTAAAATTAAAAACATAGGTAAATTAACTGCCGATAAAAACGAAACTGTTTTTGATGCTCAGGGTGCTTTTTTAACGCCAGGTTTTTTCGATTTAAACTGCGTAGCCGGCGATCCAGGTTTCGAAACTAAGGAAGATATTCAAACGTTAACGGCAACGGCAAAAGCTGGTGGTTTTACAGGTTTAGCTTTATTGCCGCAAACCAGTCCGGTTGTACAGTCAAAATCCCAAGTAGAATACATTATCAATAGGGCCAAAAACAATTTGGTTGATGTGTTGCCAGTTGGGGCCATAAGCCAGAACCGCGAAGCGAAAGAACTTGCCGAACTTTTCGATATGCAACAGGCTGGTGCAGTAGCTTTCTCTGATGGGGATAGGGCTTTGCAGGATGATGGTTTTATGAGTCGTGCTTTACAATATGCCAAAGGTTTCGATGCACTTTTAATGGTTTATCCCGAAAATAAATCGATAGCTGGCAAATCTCAGATTAACGAAAGTAAAAACTCTGTTCTCTTGGGCATGAAAGGTTTACCTGCATTGGCCGAAGAAATGCACATCGCCCGCGATATTTTCCTGGCTTCTTATAATGAAACCAAAATCCACATCAGTAATATTTCAACTGCAGGGGCTGTGGCTTTGATCCGTAAGGCAAAGAAAGATGGCATTCAGGTTTCCTGCGATGTAACAGCGCATCACCTGGTGTTTACAGAAGAACTTTTAAACGATTTTGATAGCAACTACAAGGTTAAGCCACCACTGCGTGGAAAAGCAGATGTAAAGGCATTATTGGCTGGTTTAAAAGATGGAACCATCGATGCCATTACTTCACAGCACCGTCCGGAGGAAATCGAATTTAAAAATGTAGAGTTCGAAATTGCCCACTATGGCATTATTGCTTTGCAAACTGTATTGCCATTGTTATTAAAGGCCGGATTGGATATCACTTTAATTGCGGAGAAATTGGCTATTAATCCACGTAAATTGTTAAATTTAGCTGTTCCGCTAGTCGAAGAAGGCGCTGAAGCCAACTTTACTGTTTTTAACGCAACAGAAAAATGGTTATACAATGCCGCAAATAACCATTCAAAATCGGCAAATAGTCCGTTAATAAATACAGAACTAACGGGAAAAGTAAAATTGGTTTATAACAATAATCAGTACTGGGAGAATTAG
- a CDS encoding DUF4199 domain-containing protein: MDKSALISKLAIKNGLMLAAVSIIVSLTLHFIDPVLIYTSFVAQIGIFVLFIALLVVVGINIRKEIGGFWTFGEAFKAFLIISLILALTATLYNVILMKFIDPDLPQKAAAAIESAQRAMMEKFGMASEQIDEAIAKGGNMQEKLEPTFKNIFTSFGVSLALYGVLSLILSAILKKKQPVVFDSFPKES; this comes from the coding sequence ATGGACAAAAGTGCTCTTATTTCCAAATTAGCTATTAAAAATGGATTAATGCTCGCTGCGGTTTCGATAATTGTATCGTTAACCCTGCATTTTATAGATCCGGTATTGATTTACACAAGTTTTGTGGCTCAGATAGGTATATTCGTTTTATTCATAGCACTATTAGTAGTGGTGGGCATAAATATCCGCAAAGAAATAGGTGGGTTTTGGACGTTTGGAGAAGCTTTTAAAGCATTTTTAATCATCTCCCTTATTCTGGCCTTAACCGCAACACTTTACAATGTGATACTCATGAAATTTATTGATCCCGATCTTCCGCAAAAGGCTGCTGCTGCAATTGAAAGTGCACAGCGGGCAATGATGGAAAAATTTGGAATGGCTAGTGAACAAATTGATGAGGCAATAGCTAAAGGTGGCAATATGCAGGAGAAACTTGAGCCTACTTTTAAAAACATCTTCACCAGTTTTGGAGTTTCACTGGCATTATATGGCGTTCTTTCTTTAATCCTTTCCGCTATCTTGAAGAAAAAACAACCTGTTGTATTCGACTCGTTCCCGAAAGAATCTTAA
- a CDS encoding glycosyltransferase, whose protein sequence is MDISVVVPLFNEDESLPELTAWIDKVMIANNFSYEIILVDDGSTDRSWEVIEDLRLQNPAIKGIKFRRNYGKSAALNVGFEATQGDVVITMDADLQDSPDEIPELYRRIKEEKLDIISGWKKKRYDPITKTIPTKLFNAATRKMSGIELNDFNCGLKAYRSDVIKTIEVYGEMHRYIPVIAKWAGFSKIAEQVVEHRARKYGTTKFGFSRFINGFLDLLSIFFVGKFGKRPMHFFGSLGVLSFFIGIIMALYILFEKKYLIWQGQAYRDVTDQPLFYLSLVAIVVGSQMFLAGFIAELLSRNAPERNQYLIEKRV, encoded by the coding sequence ATGGATATATCAGTTGTAGTACCCTTATTTAATGAAGATGAATCTTTGCCGGAATTAACGGCCTGGATTGATAAAGTGATGATTGCCAATAATTTCAGTTACGAAATTATTTTGGTTGATGATGGTAGTACCGATAGATCATGGGAGGTGATTGAAGATTTAAGACTTCAAAACCCTGCAATAAAAGGCATTAAATTTAGGAGGAACTACGGTAAATCTGCAGCCTTAAATGTTGGTTTCGAAGCTACTCAGGGCGATGTGGTCATTACCATGGATGCTGACCTGCAGGATAGTCCGGATGAAATTCCTGAATTGTACCGCCGGATAAAAGAAGAAAAACTTGATATCATCTCAGGTTGGAAAAAGAAACGTTACGATCCGATCACAAAAACTATCCCGACTAAATTGTTCAACGCCGCTACGCGCAAAATGAGCGGCATAGAACTGAACGATTTTAACTGCGGGTTGAAAGCTTACCGTAGCGATGTAATCAAAACGATCGAAGTTTATGGCGAAATGCACCGTTATATCCCGGTAATTGCTAAATGGGCCGGATTTAGTAAAATAGCCGAGCAGGTGGTAGAACACCGTGCACGTAAATATGGCACAACCAAATTTGGCTTCAGCAGGTTTATAAACGGATTTTTAGATTTACTCTCTATTTTCTTTGTGGGTAAATTCGGCAAGCGCCCGATGCACTTTTTTGGTTCATTAGGCGTTTTAAGTTTCTTTATCGGCATCATCATGGCGCTATATATTTTATTCGAAAAGAAATATTTGATATGGCAAGGCCAGGCTTACCGTGATGTAACCGATCAGCCCTTGTTTTATTTATCACTGGTTGCCATTGTAGTAGGTTCGCAGATGTTCCTGGCAGGTTTTATTGCCGAATTATTATCGCGTAACGCGCCAGAAAGAAATCAATATTTAATCGAGAAGAGGGTATAA
- a CDS encoding glycosyltransferase — protein MFFSIIIPLYNRPQEIDELLNTLTKQTYLQFEVLVIEDGSKNDAKAIVASYADKLDIKYYFKENAGQGFARNFGFERATGDYFVIFDSDCLIPANYLETVKNYLYEHHLDAYGGPDAAHDSFTPVQKAISYAMTSPFTTGGIRGNKQHVGQFHPRSFNMGVSRQAWEKVGGFILTRLGEDIEYSIRIHENGFKIGLIPDAKVYHKRRTSFSQFYKQLHFFGRARINIYKHFPKELKLVHFFPALFTLGFGFTILCNFIYPPLAYVCNFFLLIYFMLIFFHSWSVNKSLKVAFLSIISSFIQLTAYGLGFIQDLFKRVVFKQQ, from the coding sequence ATGTTTTTCTCCATCATCATTCCACTTTACAATCGTCCTCAGGAAATTGACGAACTATTAAACACCCTAACCAAACAAACTTATTTACAGTTTGAGGTTTTGGTTATTGAAGATGGTTCGAAAAACGATGCAAAGGCTATTGTTGCCTCTTATGCTGATAAACTGGATATTAAATATTACTTTAAGGAAAACGCCGGACAAGGTTTTGCCCGTAATTTTGGTTTCGAAAGGGCTACTGGTGATTACTTTGTTATTTTCGATTCAGATTGTTTAATTCCTGCAAATTACCTCGAAACAGTTAAAAACTATTTGTACGAGCATCATTTAGATGCTTACGGAGGTCCTGACGCTGCACATGACAGTTTCACGCCTGTACAAAAAGCCATCAGTTATGCCATGACTTCGCCTTTCACCACTGGTGGTATCCGTGGAAACAAGCAACACGTAGGACAATTTCATCCACGTAGTTTTAACATGGGGGTTTCACGCCAGGCCTGGGAGAAGGTAGGAGGCTTTATTTTAACCAGATTGGGTGAAGATATTGAATATAGTATCCGCATCCACGAGAACGGTTTCAAGATTGGTTTGATCCCAGATGCAAAGGTTTACCATAAGCGCCGGACAAGCTTCAGTCAGTTTTACAAACAATTACATTTTTTCGGGAGAGCAAGGATCAATATTTACAAACATTTCCCAAAAGAATTAAAACTCGTACACTTTTTTCCAGCCTTGTTCACATTGGGTTTTGGTTTTACTATTTTATGTAACTTTATATATCCTCCATTGGCATATGTTTGTAACTTCTTCTTATTGATTTACTTTATGTTGATATTTTTTCATTCATGGTCTGTAAATAAATCGTTAAAAGTTGCATTTTTGAGCATTATATCTTCATTTATCCAGTTAACTGCTTATGGTTTAGGATTTATACAGGATTTATTTAAACGTGTGGTATTCAAACAACAATGA
- a CDS encoding 1-deoxy-D-xylulose-5-phosphate reductoisomerase: MQQSVRRITILGSTGSVGTQALEVVRDHPSTFKVVVLSALKNSELLIQQAKEFKPAIVVICDENKYNEVKNALSAFDIKVLAGEDALSEVAAYGDSDVVLTALMGSVGLKPTIAAIKAGKNIALANKETLVVAGELITQLATEHQVEILPVDSEHSAIFQCLVGEEQNEIEKIYLTASGGPFLGKTKDFLSTVKKEQALKHPNWVMGAKITIDSASLMNKGLEVIEAKWLFNLDVDQIDVIVHPQSIIHSIVQFTDGSMKAQMGVPDMKLPIQYALNYPDRLKNNFKRFNFLDYPNFSFQKADMETFRNLNLAFTSLRKGGNMPCILNAANEIVVDAFLKDKIGFLQMSEVIEQCMEEISFIEKPQLSDYLETDKHSRILAGELVTKSIV; encoded by the coding sequence ATACAGCAATCTGTAAGAAGAATAACCATATTAGGTTCTACAGGAAGTGTAGGTACACAAGCACTGGAAGTGGTAAGGGATCATCCCTCAACATTTAAAGTTGTTGTCCTATCTGCATTAAAGAATTCGGAATTACTGATTCAACAGGCAAAGGAATTTAAACCAGCTATTGTTGTGATCTGTGATGAAAACAAGTACAATGAAGTAAAAAATGCTTTATCTGCTTTTGATATTAAAGTTTTAGCGGGTGAAGATGCTTTATCAGAAGTTGCGGCTTATGGTGACAGCGATGTCGTGTTGACCGCATTAATGGGCTCGGTAGGACTAAAGCCTACTATTGCTGCTATTAAGGCAGGAAAAAATATTGCTTTGGCCAACAAAGAAACCTTAGTGGTTGCTGGTGAACTAATTACACAACTGGCAACAGAACATCAGGTTGAAATTTTACCAGTCGATTCGGAGCATTCGGCCATATTTCAATGTCTGGTGGGTGAGGAGCAGAATGAAATCGAGAAAATTTATTTAACAGCTTCTGGCGGGCCATTTCTAGGCAAAACAAAAGATTTCTTATCTACAGTAAAAAAGGAGCAGGCTTTAAAACATCCCAACTGGGTGATGGGCGCAAAAATCACGATCGATTCCGCATCCCTAATGAATAAAGGTTTGGAAGTAATTGAGGCAAAGTGGTTATTTAACCTGGATGTAGATCAGATTGATGTGATTGTTCACCCGCAGTCTATCATTCATTCAATTGTTCAGTTTACCGATGGCTCCATGAAGGCGCAGATGGGCGTTCCGGATATGAAACTGCCCATTCAGTATGCTTTAAATTATCCCGATAGGCTAAAAAACAATTTTAAGCGTTTTAACTTCTTAGATTATCCAAACTTTAGCTTTCAAAAGGCCGACATGGAAACATTCAGGAATTTAAATCTGGCATTCACTTCTTTGCGAAAAGGGGGGAATATGCCATGTATTTTAAATGCGGCGAATGAAATTGTTGTAGATGCATTTTTGAAGGATAAAATTGGTTTTCTGCAGATGAGTGAGGTTATAGAACAGTGTATGGAAGAAATCAGTTTTATTGAAAAACCTCAATTGAGTGATTATTTAGAAACTGACAAACATAGCCGTATCTTAGCCGGCGAATTAGTAACAAAAAGTATAGTTTAA
- a CDS encoding RIP metalloprotease RseP, which yields MNGLIMAGQLLLGLSLLVILHELGHFLAARAFGIKVEKFYLFFDAWGFKLFSFKKGDVEYGVGWLPLGGYVKIAGMIDESMDTEQMAQPAQPWEFRSKPAWQRLIVMLGGIIVNVIVGIFIFWMLTFNIGQNYTVNGKLNNGISVGAIGKEIGLKNGDKILAINGNKLIRFEDAISSKVLFDGAQLTILRENKTLYISVPDTILNKISKNDKENFITPRYIMERVDKVSAPDEKADKPSFFDKLFGRKFEKPVYPAYAAGIKPGDSILAVNGKQITFFDQFKEEVSTNKLKPITVKALRKGKEVTFDLKVSKEGTIGIIPNLKMPETAHVDFGFIESLPVGASMAWSTFVDNAKGIGKMITGKLSARNISSPIGIAKVYGSTFDWVKFWTLTGLISMALAFMNLLPIPGLDGGHVVFLLIEMVQRKPVSEKVLEKAQIVGFVILICLMVFAFGNDILKSFGK from the coding sequence ATGAATGGATTGATTATGGCGGGGCAGCTGCTGCTCGGATTGTCTTTATTGGTAATATTACACGAATTAGGGCATTTCCTGGCAGCCAGAGCATTTGGTATTAAAGTAGAAAAGTTTTATTTATTTTTTGATGCATGGGGTTTCAAGCTTTTTAGTTTCAAAAAAGGTGATGTTGAATATGGAGTGGGATGGTTACCACTTGGTGGTTATGTGAAAATAGCCGGAATGATTGATGAGAGTATGGACACAGAGCAAATGGCTCAACCTGCTCAACCCTGGGAATTCCGTTCTAAACCAGCCTGGCAACGTTTAATCGTGATGTTAGGTGGTATTATTGTTAATGTGATTGTAGGTATTTTTATCTTCTGGATGTTAACCTTCAACATCGGACAAAATTATACCGTTAATGGCAAGCTAAACAATGGTATTTCTGTAGGTGCAATTGGTAAAGAAATCGGTTTAAAAAATGGAGATAAAATTTTGGCTATCAATGGCAATAAATTAATCCGTTTTGAAGATGCGATATCGAGCAAAGTATTGTTTGATGGTGCACAATTAACCATCTTAAGAGAGAATAAAACCCTTTACATCTCTGTTCCCGATACCATTTTAAATAAAATATCGAAGAACGATAAAGAGAATTTCATCACGCCGCGATATATCATGGAGCGTGTTGATAAGGTCAGTGCACCTGATGAAAAGGCTGATAAACCATCATTTTTTGATAAACTGTTTGGCAGAAAGTTCGAGAAACCGGTATATCCGGCTTATGCCGCAGGTATTAAACCCGGCGATAGTATTTTAGCCGTTAATGGTAAGCAGATTACTTTCTTCGATCAGTTTAAAGAAGAGGTTTCTACAAATAAGTTAAAACCTATTACCGTTAAAGCATTGCGCAAAGGTAAGGAGGTAACATTCGACCTTAAAGTAAGTAAAGAGGGGACAATTGGTATTATCCCTAACCTGAAGATGCCAGAAACTGCACATGTAGATTTTGGCTTCATAGAGTCGTTACCAGTTGGCGCCAGCATGGCATGGAGCACTTTTGTAGATAATGCAAAAGGTATTGGTAAAATGATAACCGGAAAGTTAAGTGCACGTAATATCAGCAGCCCGATTGGGATTGCAAAGGTTTATGGCAGTACTTTCGACTGGGTTAAATTCTGGACTTTAACAGGTTTGATTTCGATGGCCCTGGCCTTCATGAATTTATTGCCTATTCCAGGCTTAGATGGAGGTCACGTCGTGTTTCTTTTGATCGAAATGGTACAACGTAAGCCGGTAAGCGAAAAAGTGCTGGAAAAAGCACAGATTGTAGGTTTTGTAATCTTAATCTGTTTGATGGTGTTTGCTTTTGGTAATGATATTCTAAAATCCTTCGGTAAGTAA
- a CDS encoding Fe-S protein assembly co-chaperone HscB, producing MSVVASDTNYFDFYELPILFNPDQNAVKAKFYALSKQFHPDFYANESEEKQQEVLNLSTLNNKAYQTLSNAKKRLKYVLELKGIVEADEAYQLPQSFLMEMMDINEALMDLEFEPDAEKSAQVKRDVEVIEKDLADELKDLMSQFDSNPQESDALLPAIKDNFYRQKYIDRIRERLVK from the coding sequence ATGAGTGTTGTAGCATCAGATACTAATTATTTCGATTTTTACGAGTTACCGATTCTGTTTAATCCAGATCAGAATGCGGTAAAAGCAAAGTTTTATGCTTTAAGCAAACAGTTTCACCCCGATTTTTATGCCAATGAAAGCGAAGAGAAGCAGCAGGAAGTGCTTAATCTGTCAACGCTGAACAACAAGGCCTATCAAACACTAAGCAATGCTAAGAAACGCTTAAAATACGTACTGGAATTAAAAGGGATTGTAGAAGCTGATGAAGCTTATCAATTGCCACAATCTTTTCTGATGGAAATGATGGATATTAACGAGGCTTTAATGGATTTGGAATTTGAGCCAGATGCCGAAAAGAGCGCACAGGTCAAACGCGATGTTGAAGTGATAGAAAAGGATTTAGCCGATGAACTAAAGGATCTGATGAGTCAGTTCGACAGCAACCCTCAAGAATCAGATGCACTGTTGCCTGCTATAAAAGATAATTTTTACCGACAAAAGTATATCGATCGGATTAGAGAACGATTGGTGAAATAG
- a CDS encoding transcriptional regulator: protein MHLSRNLLSGNSKYLFGFMLLCIAVICAAFSITGSDDFDMARREVLLRRIGHELLLQSGDSTSRVLPVKKIAANEYQVGFEHALTFQPGALVNITSRVLAKDPMADDYVVKVLNCGNSSVAYSYAISQNKKDDIVTCLGRKQPKACYMINIKFKPTGIITAKNGYLLGSLPFLAFIGFIFLRSVKPRRTISDDDQHSDIITLGSVLFDAKNRKLILNGKPTDLTGTETRLMLIFALSPNETIARNRLQKEIWEDEGVIVGRSLDMFISKLRKKLEPDPNINIVVIRGKGYRLEIGV from the coding sequence ATGCATCTTAGTCGAAATCTACTATCCGGTAATAGCAAGTATCTATTTGGATTCATGCTTTTATGTATTGCTGTAATTTGCGCAGCCTTCAGTATAACCGGCAGTGACGATTTTGATATGGCCAGGAGAGAAGTTTTACTTCGCAGAATAGGACATGAACTCCTCTTACAGTCGGGCGACAGTACATCAAGGGTGCTGCCGGTAAAAAAGATCGCGGCAAATGAATACCAGGTTGGGTTTGAACATGCGCTAACTTTTCAACCAGGTGCGCTGGTGAATATTACCAGTCGCGTGCTGGCCAAAGACCCAATGGCAGATGATTATGTTGTTAAAGTGCTGAATTGTGGCAATTCCAGTGTAGCTTACAGCTATGCGATATCCCAAAATAAAAAAGATGATATTGTAACATGCCTGGGAAGAAAGCAACCCAAAGCATGTTACATGATCAATATTAAATTCAAACCTACCGGCATAATCACCGCAAAGAATGGGTATTTGCTGGGCAGTCTGCCATTTTTAGCATTTATTGGTTTTATTTTTTTGAGATCTGTTAAGCCGCGAAGAACTATATCGGATGATGATCAGCATTCAGATATAATTACCTTGGGTTCAGTTTTGTTTGATGCGAAAAACCGTAAGCTTATCTTAAATGGAAAACCAACAGACTTAACCGGAACTGAAACCCGTTTAATGCTCATTTTTGCACTGTCGCCTAACGAAACCATCGCTCGAAACCGACTACAAAAAGAGATATGGGAAGATGAAGGGGTGATCGTGGGACGTAGTCTGGATATGTTCATATCAAAACTTAGAAAAAAACTGGAGCCCGATCCCAATATCAACATTGTTGTGATACGGGGCAAAGGATACAGGCTTGAAATTGGCGTTTAG
- a CDS encoding TetR family transcriptional regulator, which produces MEQQTGVKSLRNKEKSKQKFLDAVEKILHTKGFSGLKVNDIARTAGLDKKLIYNYFGGKDELIDEYIRSQDFWSNVKDESGGTMLNDGGKAFSKAMLRSQFDYVFKNKELQKILLWGLIENRKSLKKLANDREENGALLFESITDPHFKENAKRYRAIIALLISGIYYLDIYATTNDCTFCGLDVKSKEGRSEIEDAISFLIDKTYE; this is translated from the coding sequence ATGGAACAACAAACAGGGGTTAAATCCTTAAGAAACAAGGAAAAAAGTAAACAGAAATTTTTAGATGCGGTGGAGAAAATACTCCATACCAAAGGTTTCTCAGGTCTCAAGGTTAACGATATCGCACGCACTGCAGGCCTGGACAAAAAACTGATCTATAACTATTTTGGGGGAAAGGATGAACTCATTGATGAATATATCCGCTCGCAGGATTTCTGGAGCAATGTAAAAGATGAATCGGGAGGTACTATGTTGAATGATGGCGGAAAAGCATTTTCTAAAGCCATGTTGCGCTCCCAATTCGATTATGTTTTCAAAAATAAGGAGCTGCAGAAAATCCTGCTCTGGGGATTAATAGAGAACAGGAAATCGTTAAAAAAACTCGCAAATGACCGCGAAGAAAATGGTGCCCTCTTGTTTGAAAGCATTACCGATCCACATTTTAAGGAAAATGCGAAAAGATACCGGGCCATTATTGCGCTCCTGATATCGGGAATTTACTATTTAGACATTTACGCCACTACAAATGACTGCACTTTCTGCGGATTGGACGTAAAAAGTAAGGAAGGAAGATCGGAAATTGAAGATGCTATTTCGTTTTTGATTGATAAAACTTACGAGTAA
- a CDS encoding AraC family transcriptional regulator, whose translation MDVIANFPTLDISEFWPREDSGNNLLYHEIIGERHIEKPHKHDFFLFMLFEQGSGLHTIDFSDHQVAGGQLHLLFPEQIHKWELGKETHAHQLMISRSIFETLANSLRFSLILYQNYPVINLSAEAYGKILHEFRSIKLELAKPAILWEIINTRIRLIALMLSQEAETLFNNQTVYQSKPVLFKYRSLIDLHYKKEKLVAFYADQLNISANYLNMLCKKHFHVSATALIHERLILEAKRILLTTERPIKAIAFDLGFYDVAYFSKFFKNQTRMTPRAFREQL comes from the coding sequence ATGGATGTGATTGCAAATTTTCCGACACTGGATATCAGTGAATTTTGGCCCCGGGAAGATTCGGGAAATAATTTGCTTTATCATGAAATAATTGGGGAAAGGCATATCGAAAAACCGCACAAGCATGATTTTTTTCTTTTTATGCTTTTTGAGCAGGGAAGTGGCCTGCATACCATCGATTTTTCAGATCATCAGGTTGCCGGTGGTCAGTTGCACTTATTGTTTCCTGAACAGATCCATAAATGGGAATTGGGGAAAGAAACCCATGCCCATCAGCTTATGATTAGTAGGAGCATATTCGAAACGCTGGCCAATTCTTTACGTTTTTCATTGATCTTATATCAAAATTATCCGGTTATCAACTTAAGTGCCGAAGCTTACGGAAAAATCCTGCACGAATTTCGGAGCATCAAATTGGAACTCGCAAAACCTGCGATACTTTGGGAAATTATCAATACCAGGATCAGGCTTATTGCCCTGATGCTTAGTCAGGAAGCAGAAACGTTGTTCAATAACCAAACGGTTTACCAAAGCAAACCTGTGTTGTTTAAATACCGCTCGCTGATTGATCTGCATTATAAAAAGGAAAAACTTGTGGCATTTTACGCCGATCAATTGAATATTTCGGCAAATTACCTGAACATGCTCTGCAAAAAGCATTTTCATGTATCCGCTACCGCCTTGATTCACGAACGTTTAATCCTCGAAGCAAAACGGATTTTACTCACCACCGAAAGGCCCATTAAAGCCATTGCCTTCGATCTGGGTTTTTATGATGTGGCCTATTTTTCTAAATTCTTTAAAAACCAAACCCGTATGACACCTCGCGCATTTCGCGAACAGTTATGA
- a CDS encoding deaminase (metallo-dependent hydrolase superfamily; deaminase with metallo-dependent hydrolase domain), with product MINPNSISRKDFIKSSSILLASSCLLSTEQAIAEENVASNFAGKTLTLKNVRLETGFEYDEDEVIKTKTDLFIIEIEDGKVKNVLPNNAQAKAIDAKGLLMLPAFRDMHIHLDKTYYGLPWQAHLKKNRSVKDMIAFEQQIIPELLKTSIPRSEKLIELLQSYGTSYARSHVNIDPTSGLDSLKHLETALLHKKKSFQAELVAFPQHGIYYTKSADLLKEAAQMDIDFIGGLDPTSIDGGIEKHMDFVIQLALDHGKGIDIHLHESGESGVKTIEYLIDKVMENPALKGKTYVSHAFALRYLDKIKTEEIAEKLGAAKMGIASTIPLSGNPMPIPALYKHGVEVVAGNDCIVDHWNTFGTGSILQKANIAAQIYGYRTEFELSRILKLATGNILPLDDKGKKQWPKAGDKANVVLVDASCSAEAVSRVSPVKSLIHDGNLVF from the coding sequence ATGATAAACCCAAATTCGATCTCAAGAAAAGATTTTATTAAAAGCTCATCTATTTTGCTTGCCAGTAGTTGTTTACTATCAACAGAACAGGCAATTGCCGAAGAAAATGTAGCAAGTAATTTTGCTGGAAAAACCCTGACCCTAAAAAATGTAAGGCTTGAAACAGGATTTGAGTATGATGAAGATGAAGTAATCAAAACAAAAACCGATCTTTTTATCATCGAGATCGAAGATGGTAAGGTGAAGAATGTGCTTCCCAATAATGCTCAGGCAAAAGCGATTGATGCAAAAGGATTGTTAATGCTTCCTGCTTTCAGAGATATGCACATCCACCTGGATAAAACCTATTATGGATTGCCCTGGCAGGCACATTTGAAGAAAAACAGATCAGTGAAAGATATGATCGCTTTCGAACAGCAGATCATCCCTGAGCTGTTAAAAACTTCTATACCACGATCCGAAAAATTGATTGAATTGCTCCAGTCGTACGGAACCAGTTACGCCCGTTCGCATGTAAATATTGATCCTACCTCGGGATTAGATTCCCTGAAACATTTAGAAACCGCGTTATTGCATAAAAAGAAATCATTTCAGGCAGAACTTGTGGCTTTTCCTCAACATGGAATTTATTATACCAAATCGGCAGATTTATTGAAGGAAGCTGCACAAATGGATATCGATTTTATTGGGGGTTTAGATCCGACTTCTATTGACGGTGGCATTGAAAAACACATGGATTTTGTGATACAGCTGGCGCTGGACCATGGAAAGGGGATAGATATCCATCTTCATGAATCGGGCGAATCGGGTGTAAAAACAATCGAATACCTGATTGATAAAGTGATGGAAAACCCGGCATTGAAAGGAAAAACCTATGTGAGTCATGCTTTTGCACTGCGGTATCTCGACAAAATCAAAACGGAAGAAATAGCCGAAAAGCTTGGTGCGGCAAAAATGGGAATAGCTTCAACCATTCCGCTTTCTGGTAACCCGATGCCTATCCCCGCATTGTACAAACATGGTGTAGAAGTGGTGGCAGGTAATGATTGTATTGTCGATCATTGGAATACTTTTGGTACTGGAAGCATTCTGCAAAAGGCCAATATCGCTGCCCAGATTTACGGCTATCGTACAGAATTTGAACTTTCTAGGATACTGAAACTGGCTACCGGCAATATTCTTCCTTTGGATGACAAAGGGAAAAAACAGTGGCCAAAAGCGGGGGATAAAGCGAATGTGGTACTGGTTGATGCCAGTTGCTCTGCAGAGGCTGTATCCAGAGTATCACCAGTTAAAAGCTTAATTCATGATGGTAATTTAGTTTTCTGA